One part of the Cyprinus carpio isolate SPL01 chromosome B12, ASM1834038v1, whole genome shotgun sequence genome encodes these proteins:
- the LOC109099472 gene encoding ORM1-like protein 3, which translates to MNVGTAHSEVNPNTRVMNSRGIWLSYVLGIGLLHIILLSIPFVSVPVVWTLTNLIHNLCMYIFLHTVKGTPFETPDQGKARLLTHWEQMDYGVQFTASRKFLTITPIILYFLTSFYTKYDRVHFIINTISLLTVLIPKLPQFHGVRLFGINKY; encoded by the exons ATGAACGTGGGCACGGCGCACAGTGAGGTCAACCCAAACACGCGAGTGATGAACAGCAGGGGTATATGGCTCTCATATGTGCTTGGCATCGGCCTCCTACACATAATTTTGCTCAGCATACCGTTCGTCAGCGTTCCTGTGGTCTGGACCCTCACCAACCTCATCCACAACTTG TGCATGTATATCTTCCTACACACGGTAAAAGGAACGCCGTTTGAGACTCCAGACCAAGGCAAGGCTCGGCTTCTGACCCACTGGGAACAGATGGACTACGGGGTCCAGTTCACCGCCTCTCGAAAGTTTCTCACCATCACCCCTATTATACT GTATTTCCTGACCAGTTTCTATACAAAGTATGACAGGGTCCACTTCATCATCAACACTATTTCCCTGCTCACTGTGCTTATCCCCAAACTGCCTCAGTTCCACGGGGTCCGTCTTTTTGGAATTAATAAGTACTGA